A genome region from Carya illinoinensis cultivar Pawnee chromosome 2, C.illinoinensisPawnee_v1, whole genome shotgun sequence includes the following:
- the LOC122301068 gene encoding coatomer subunit beta'-2-like isoform X1 — MPLSLKIEKEYVQSSERVKSVDFHPTEPWILASLYSGTLCIWNYQSQTLEKSFKVTESSPVRSAKFIAREHWVVAGADDKFIRVYNSNTLDKTKEFEAHEDFIRSVAVHPTLPYVLSASDDKVIKLWDWEKGWVCTQTFEGHSHYVMQVAFNPKDTFTFSSASLDGTIKVWNLSSPAPIFTLDGHSKGVNCVDYFTGNDETKLLTGSDDFTAKVWDYQSKSCLQTLEGHEHNVTLICAHPELPIIITGSEDGTIRIWDATSYRLENTLNYDLGRVWVVGYKKGSDRVVFGCDNGTIMVSLKST; from the exons ATG CCTCTTTCACTCAAGATTGAG AAAGAATATGTTCAAAGCTCAGAAAGAGTAAAATCTGTGGATTTTCATCCAACCGAGCCATG GATTCTTGCAAGTTTGTATTCAGGCACCCTTTGTATCTGGAACTACCAGTCACAG ACACTGGAGAAGTCTTTCAAGGTCACTGAGTCATCCCCAG TCAGGTCAGCAAAGTTCATTGCACGCGAACACTGGGTGGTTGCTGGAGCAGATGACAAGTTTATTCGGGTATACAATTCCAACACACTGGATAAGACCAAAGAATTTGAGGCACACGAAGATTTCATCAGATCTGTGGCCGTCCATCCTACCCTTCCCTATGTGCTGTCAGCGTCAGATGACAAAGTTATAAAGCTTTGGGACTGGGAGAAGGGTTGGGTCTGTACCCAAACTTTCGAGGGGCATTCGCACTATGTAATGCAAGTTGCATTCAACCCAAAAGACACCTTTACTTTTTCAAGTGCATCCCTTGATGGAACCATAAAG GTATGGAATCTGAGCTCTCCTGCTCCAATCTTTACGTTGGATGGCCATTCGAAGGGTGTTAACTGCGTTGATTACTTCACTGGCAACGATGAAACAAAGCTTTTAACTGGTTCTGATGATTTTACTGCTAAG GTGTGGGATTATCAAAGCAAAAGTTGCCTGCAAACCCTAGAAGGCCACGAGCACAATGTTACATTGATATGTGCTCATCCAGAGCTTCCCATAATTATTACTGGTTCAGAGGACGGAACTATTCGCATATGGGATGCCACCTCCTATAG GCTCGAGAACACATTGAACTATGATCTCGGAAGAGTTTGGGTAGTTGGATACAAAAAAGGATCAGACCG GGTTGTATTTGGTTGTGACAACGGAACAATTATGGTCAGTCTGAAGAGTACTTAG
- the LOC122301068 gene encoding coatomer subunit beta'-2-like isoform X3 encodes MPLSLKIEKEYVQSSERVKSVDFHPTEPWILASLYSGTLCIWNYQSQTLEKSFKVTESSPVRSAKFIAREHWVVAGADDKFIRVYNSNTLDKTKEFEAHEDFIRSVAVHPTLPYVLSASDDKVIKLWDWEKGWVCTQTFEGHSHYVMQVAFNPKDTFTFSSASLDGTIKVWNLSSPAPIFTLDGHSKGVNCVDYFTGNDETKLLTGSDDFTAKVWDYQSKSCLQTLEGHEHNVTLICAHPELPIIITGSEDGTIRIWDATSYRVVFGCDNGTIMVSLKST; translated from the exons ATG CCTCTTTCACTCAAGATTGAG AAAGAATATGTTCAAAGCTCAGAAAGAGTAAAATCTGTGGATTTTCATCCAACCGAGCCATG GATTCTTGCAAGTTTGTATTCAGGCACCCTTTGTATCTGGAACTACCAGTCACAG ACACTGGAGAAGTCTTTCAAGGTCACTGAGTCATCCCCAG TCAGGTCAGCAAAGTTCATTGCACGCGAACACTGGGTGGTTGCTGGAGCAGATGACAAGTTTATTCGGGTATACAATTCCAACACACTGGATAAGACCAAAGAATTTGAGGCACACGAAGATTTCATCAGATCTGTGGCCGTCCATCCTACCCTTCCCTATGTGCTGTCAGCGTCAGATGACAAAGTTATAAAGCTTTGGGACTGGGAGAAGGGTTGGGTCTGTACCCAAACTTTCGAGGGGCATTCGCACTATGTAATGCAAGTTGCATTCAACCCAAAAGACACCTTTACTTTTTCAAGTGCATCCCTTGATGGAACCATAAAG GTATGGAATCTGAGCTCTCCTGCTCCAATCTTTACGTTGGATGGCCATTCGAAGGGTGTTAACTGCGTTGATTACTTCACTGGCAACGATGAAACAAAGCTTTTAACTGGTTCTGATGATTTTACTGCTAAG GTGTGGGATTATCAAAGCAAAAGTTGCCTGCAAACCCTAGAAGGCCACGAGCACAATGTTACATTGATATGTGCTCATCCAGAGCTTCCCATAATTATTACTGGTTCAGAGGACGGAACTATTCGCATATGGGATGCCACCTCCTATAG GGTTGTATTTGGTTGTGACAACGGAACAATTATGGTCAGTCTGAAGAGTACTTAG
- the LOC122301068 gene encoding coatomer subunit beta'-2-like isoform X2: MLHNAFCCRILASLYSGTLCIWNYQSQTLEKSFKVTESSPVRSAKFIAREHWVVAGADDKFIRVYNSNTLDKTKEFEAHEDFIRSVAVHPTLPYVLSASDDKVIKLWDWEKGWVCTQTFEGHSHYVMQVAFNPKDTFTFSSASLDGTIKVWNLSSPAPIFTLDGHSKGVNCVDYFTGNDETKLLTGSDDFTAKVWDYQSKSCLQTLEGHEHNVTLICAHPELPIIITGSEDGTIRIWDATSYRLENTLNYDLGRVWVVGYKKGSDRVVFGCDNGTIMVSLKST, translated from the exons ATGCTGCACAATGCTTTCTGTTGCAGGATTCTTGCAAGTTTGTATTCAGGCACCCTTTGTATCTGGAACTACCAGTCACAG ACACTGGAGAAGTCTTTCAAGGTCACTGAGTCATCCCCAG TCAGGTCAGCAAAGTTCATTGCACGCGAACACTGGGTGGTTGCTGGAGCAGATGACAAGTTTATTCGGGTATACAATTCCAACACACTGGATAAGACCAAAGAATTTGAGGCACACGAAGATTTCATCAGATCTGTGGCCGTCCATCCTACCCTTCCCTATGTGCTGTCAGCGTCAGATGACAAAGTTATAAAGCTTTGGGACTGGGAGAAGGGTTGGGTCTGTACCCAAACTTTCGAGGGGCATTCGCACTATGTAATGCAAGTTGCATTCAACCCAAAAGACACCTTTACTTTTTCAAGTGCATCCCTTGATGGAACCATAAAG GTATGGAATCTGAGCTCTCCTGCTCCAATCTTTACGTTGGATGGCCATTCGAAGGGTGTTAACTGCGTTGATTACTTCACTGGCAACGATGAAACAAAGCTTTTAACTGGTTCTGATGATTTTACTGCTAAG GTGTGGGATTATCAAAGCAAAAGTTGCCTGCAAACCCTAGAAGGCCACGAGCACAATGTTACATTGATATGTGCTCATCCAGAGCTTCCCATAATTATTACTGGTTCAGAGGACGGAACTATTCGCATATGGGATGCCACCTCCTATAG GCTCGAGAACACATTGAACTATGATCTCGGAAGAGTTTGGGTAGTTGGATACAAAAAAGGATCAGACCG GGTTGTATTTGGTTGTGACAACGGAACAATTATGGTCAGTCTGAAGAGTACTTAG